The Corvus moneduloides isolate bCorMon1 chromosome 28, bCorMon1.pri, whole genome shotgun sequence genome contains a region encoding:
- the LOC116435836 gene encoding uncharacterized protein LOC116435836 isoform X5 — MERENLGSLGKKKKKSPSQNSAFFLGLLGFAPWNLSGRQFRSFPQILPGFLVSLGYPGIPYSQHSAFPGISSLKSPRIPLFFPKFPNFFWGGRGLVASPLFPKFFLHSLGYPGILYSQKSPFSWDYLDLLLKISQESSFPKFPLLLRFLLLKFQEVFLGFFFFFPFSPLKYSQESFGYSQSKHPTEAFPFFHTIPMAGAHSREFGSQDFYGGRGGEGARSRDFLPESLLFSILQSRLFSGVFLGVLGFFFFVLPGKIIGSSPKDRSEFQRDGAGSGLGAAPPLDLGESGMGFGIQVGIWDGRIRDGIRDGIWNLGWKNLGWNSGSRLEFGMEESGMESGIQAGIWKNLGWNLEFGMEESRLEFRIQAGIWDGRIWAGIWNLGWKNPGWNLGSKLEFGMEESGLESGIWDGRIRDSGSRPEFGMEESRLESGIWAG; from the exons atggagagggaaaatttgggatctttaggaaaaaaaaaaaaaaagtcccctTCCCAAAATTCCgctttttttctgggattgCTGGGATTTGCTCCTTGGAATCTCTCTGGGAGACAATTCCGGTCTTTTCCCCAAATTCTTCctggttttttggtttctttgggaTATCCCGGAATTCCTTATTCCCAGCATTCCGCTTTTCCCGGCATCTCCTCCTTAAAATCTCCCAgaattcctttgtttttccctaaatttcccaactttttttggggggggaggggattGGTGGCATCTCCTCTCTTCCCAAAATTCTTCCTGCACTCCCTGGGATATCCCGGAATTCTttattcccaaaaatcccccttttcctgggatTATTTGGATTTACTCCTTAAAATCTCCCAGGAGAGCTC attcccaaaattccccctTCTCCTGAGATTCCTCCTTCTGAAATTccaggaggtttttttgggattttttttttttttccccttctcccccttgAAATATTCCCAGGAATCCTTTGGATATTCCCAATCCAAGCACCCAACTGAGgccttcccatttttccatACAATTCCCATGGCTGGAGCCCATTCCCGGGAATTTGGATCCCAGGATTTTtatggggggaggggaggggaaggggctcGATCCAGGGATTTTCTGCCGGAATCGTTGCTCTTTTCCATCCTTCAATCCCGACTTTTTTccggggtttttttgggggttttgggtttttttttttttgtgcttcccGGGAAAATCATCGGATCCTCTCCGAAGGATCGCTCGGAATTCCaaagggatggagctgggagcGGACTGGGAGCGGCTCCGCCCTTGGATTTGGGAGAATCcgggatgggatttgggatccaggTTGGAATTTGGGATGGAAGAATCCGGGATGGAATCCGGGATGGAATCTGGAATTTGGGATGGAAGAATCTGGGATGGAATTCAGGATCCAGGCTGGAATTTGGGATGGAAGAATCCGGGATGGAATCTGGGATCCAGGCCGGAATTTGGAAGAATCTGGGCTGGAATCTGGAATTTGGGATGGAAGAATCCAGGCTGGAATTCAGGATCCAG GCCGGAATTTGGGATGGAAGAATCTGGGCTGGAATCTGGAATTTGGGATGGAAGAATCCGGGATGGAATCTGGGATCCAAGCTGGAATTTGGGATGGAAGAATCCGGGCTGGAATCTGGAATTTGGGATGGAAGAATCCGGGATTCGGGCTCCAGGCCGGAATTTGGGATGGAAGAATCCAGGCTGGAATCTGGAATTTGGGCTGGATGA
- the LOC116435836 gene encoding uncharacterized protein LOC116435836 isoform X3 has product MERENLGSLGKKKKKSPSQNSAFFLGLLGFAPWNLSGRQFRSFPQILPGFLVSLGYPGIPYSQHSAFPGISSLKSPRIPLFFPKFPNFFWGGRGLVASPLFPKFFLHSLGYPGILYSQKSPFSWDYLDLLLKISQESSFPKFPLLLRFLLLKFQEVFLGFFFFFPFSPLKYSQESFGYSQSKHPTEAFPFFHTIPMAGAHSREFGSQDFYGGRGGEGARSRDFLPESLLFSILQSRLFSGVFLGVLGFFFFVLPGKIIGSSPKDRSEFQRDGAGSGLGAAPPLDLGESGMGFGIQVGIWDGRIRDGIRDGIWNLGWKNLGWNSGSRLEFGMEESGMESGIQAGIWKNLGWNLEFGMEESRLEFRIQAGLWAGRIPGMRSRSNTPESPKSLGIETIPSRPSGTIQRLRIPEKPWEKPRKDELNPKIPSAFPRGADSRGNPGIRSRFPSPCREIRRDFSGRSQKIPGSDARGAPSASFPSKSRSVLGIPGWERPKFRRRRKQNLGKSRTRLPVGIPGVWDWN; this is encoded by the exons atggagagggaaaatttgggatctttaggaaaaaaaaaaaaaaagtcccctTCCCAAAATTCCgctttttttctgggattgCTGGGATTTGCTCCTTGGAATCTCTCTGGGAGACAATTCCGGTCTTTTCCCCAAATTCTTCctggttttttggtttctttgggaTATCCCGGAATTCCTTATTCCCAGCATTCCGCTTTTCCCGGCATCTCCTCCTTAAAATCTCCCAgaattcctttgtttttccctaaatttcccaactttttttggggggggaggggattGGTGGCATCTCCTCTCTTCCCAAAATTCTTCCTGCACTCCCTGGGATATCCCGGAATTCTttattcccaaaaatcccccttttcctgggatTATTTGGATTTACTCCTTAAAATCTCCCAGGAGAGCTC attcccaaaattccccctTCTCCTGAGATTCCTCCTTCTGAAATTccaggaggtttttttgggattttttttttttttccccttctcccccttgAAATATTCCCAGGAATCCTTTGGATATTCCCAATCCAAGCACCCAACTGAGgccttcccatttttccatACAATTCCCATGGCTGGAGCCCATTCCCGGGAATTTGGATCCCAGGATTTTtatggggggaggggaggggaaggggctcGATCCAGGGATTTTCTGCCGGAATCGTTGCTCTTTTCCATCCTTCAATCCCGACTTTTTTccggggtttttttgggggttttgggtttttttttttttgtgcttcccGGGAAAATCATCGGATCCTCTCCGAAGGATCGCTCGGAATTCCaaagggatggagctgggagcGGACTGGGAGCGGCTCCGCCCTTGGATTTGGGAGAATCcgggatgggatttgggatccaggTTGGAATTTGGGATGGAAGAATCCGGGATGGAATCCGGGATGGAATCTGGAATTTGGGATGGAAGAATCTGGGATGGAATTCAGGATCCAGGCTGGAATTTGGGATGGAAGAATCCGGGATGGAATCTGGGATCCAGGCCGGAATTTGGAAGAATCTGGGCTGGAATCTGGAATTTGGGATGGAAGAATCCAGGCTGGAATTCAGGATCCAG GCCGGACTTTGGGCTGGAAGAATCCCGGGAATGCGGAGCCGATCCAACACTCCGgaatccccaaaatccctcgGGATTGAGACAATTCCCAGCCGCCCTTCTGGGACGATCCAGAGGCTCAGGATTCCTGAAAAACCTTGGGAAAAGCCAAGAAAGGACGAGCTtaaccccaaaattccatctGCTTTTCCAAGAGGAGCTGATTCCCGCGGAAATCCCGGAATTCGGAGCCgtttcccctccccctgccgAGAAATCCGCCGGGATTTTTCCGGGAGATCCCAAAAAATTCCCGGCTCCGACGCTCGTGGGGCTCCCTCCGCCTCTTTTCCCAGCAAATCCCGATCCGTCCTCGGAATTCCGGGCTGGGAACGGCCAAAATTCCGCCGGCGCCGGAAGCAGAACCTCGGGAAGAGCAGGACACGGCTCCCGGTCGGAATTCCCGGAGTTTGGGACTGGAATTGA
- the LOC116435836 gene encoding uncharacterized protein LOC116435836 isoform X2, whose protein sequence is MERENLGSLGKKKKKSPSQNSAFFLGLLGFAPWNLSGRQFRSFPQILPGFLVSLGYPGIPYSQHSAFPGISSLKSPRIPLFFPKFPNFFWGGRGLVASPLFPKFFLHSLGYPGILYSQKSPFSWDYLDLLLKISQESSFPKFPLLLRFLLLKFQEVFLGFFFFFPFSPLKYSQESFGYSQSKHPTEAFPFFHTIPMAGAHSREFGSQDFYGGRGGEGARSRDFLPESLLFSILQSRLFSGVFLGVLGFFFFVLPGKIIGSSPKDRSEFQRDGAGSGLGAAPPLDLGESGMGFGIQVGIWDGRIRDGIRDGIWNLGWKNLGWNLEFGMEESGMESGIQAGIWDGRIRAGIWNLGWKNPGFGLQAGIWDGRIQAGIWNLGWMNPGWNPGSRPDFGLEESRECGADPTLRNPQNPSGLRQFPAALLGRSRGSGFLKNLGKSQERTSLTPKFHLLFQEELIPAEIPEFGAVSPPPAEKSAGIFPGDPKKFPAPTLVGLPPPLFPANPDPSSEFRAGNGQNSAGAGSRTSGRAGHGSRSEFPEFGTGIESRTLALPPNLFPVFFFSFGVFFFMEATLEFLECRAVGEGGGGGRKSGIPGNFGVGFSSWKTPG, encoded by the exons atggagagggaaaatttgggatctttaggaaaaaaaaaaaaaaagtcccctTCCCAAAATTCCgctttttttctgggattgCTGGGATTTGCTCCTTGGAATCTCTCTGGGAGACAATTCCGGTCTTTTCCCCAAATTCTTCctggttttttggtttctttgggaTATCCCGGAATTCCTTATTCCCAGCATTCCGCTTTTCCCGGCATCTCCTCCTTAAAATCTCCCAgaattcctttgtttttccctaaatttcccaactttttttggggggggaggggattGGTGGCATCTCCTCTCTTCCCAAAATTCTTCCTGCACTCCCTGGGATATCCCGGAATTCTttattcccaaaaatcccccttttcctgggatTATTTGGATTTACTCCTTAAAATCTCCCAGGAGAGCTC attcccaaaattccccctTCTCCTGAGATTCCTCCTTCTGAAATTccaggaggtttttttgggattttttttttttttccccttctcccccttgAAATATTCCCAGGAATCCTTTGGATATTCCCAATCCAAGCACCCAACTGAGgccttcccatttttccatACAATTCCCATGGCTGGAGCCCATTCCCGGGAATTTGGATCCCAGGATTTTtatggggggaggggaggggaaggggctcGATCCAGGGATTTTCTGCCGGAATCGTTGCTCTTTTCCATCCTTCAATCCCGACTTTTTTccggggtttttttgggggttttgggtttttttttttttgtgcttcccGGGAAAATCATCGGATCCTCTCCGAAGGATCGCTCGGAATTCCaaagggatggagctgggagcGGACTGGGAGCGGCTCCGCCCTTGGATTTGGGAGAATCcgggatgggatttgggatccaggTTGGAATTTGGGATGGAAGAATCCGGGATGGAATCCGGGATGGAATCT GGAATTTGGGATGGAAGAATCTGGGCTGGAATCTGGAATTTGGGATGGAAGAATCCGGGATGGAATCTGGGATCCAAGCTGGAATTTGGGATGGAAGAATCCGGGCTGGAATCTGGAATTTGGGATGGAAGAATCCGGGATTCGGGCTCCAGGCCGGAATTTGGGATGGAAGAATCCAGGCTGGAATCTGGAATTTGGGCTGGATGAATCCAGGCTGGAATCCAGGCTCCAGGCCGGACTTTGGGCTGGAAGAATCCCGGGAATGCGGAGCCGATCCAACACTCCGgaatccccaaaatccctcgGGATTGAGACAATTCCCAGCCGCCCTTCTGGGACGATCCAGAGGCTCAGGATTCCTGAAAAACCTTGGGAAAAGCCAAGAAAGGACGAGCTtaaccccaaaattccatctGCTTTTCCAAGAGGAGCTGATTCCCGCGGAAATCCCGGAATTCGGAGCCgtttcccctccccctgccgAGAAATCCGCCGGGATTTTTCCGGGAGATCCCAAAAAATTCCCGGCTCCGACGCTCGTGGGGCTCCCTCCGCCTCTTTTCCCAGCAAATCCCGATCCGTCCTCGGAATTCCGGGCTGGGAACGGCCAAAATTCCGCCGGCGCCGGAAGCAGAACCTCGGGAAGAGCAGGACACGGCTCCCGGTCGGAATTCCCGGAGTTTGGGACTGGAATTGAATCCAGAACTTTGGCGCTGCCTCCGAACCTTTTtcccgttttttttttttcttttggtgtttttttttttatggaagcAACTTTGGAATTCCTGGAATGCCGAgcggtgggggaggggggggggggagggaggaaaagcggaattcccgggaattttggggtgggattttccagctggaaaactcCGGGCTGA
- the LOC116435836 gene encoding uncharacterized protein LOC116435836 isoform X1 translates to MERENLGSLGKKKKKSPSQNSAFFLGLLGFAPWNLSGRQFRSFPQILPGFLVSLGYPGIPYSQHSAFPGISSLKSPRIPLFFPKFPNFFWGGRGLVASPLFPKFFLHSLGYPGILYSQKSPFSWDYLDLLLKISQESSFPKFPLLLRFLLLKFQEVFLGFFFFFPFSPLKYSQESFGYSQSKHPTEAFPFFHTIPMAGAHSREFGSQDFYGGRGGEGARSRDFLPESLLFSILQSRLFSGVFLGVLGFFFFVLPGKIIGSSPKDRSEFQRDGAGSGLGAAPPLDLGESGMGFGIQVGIWDGRIRDGIRDGIWNLGWKNLGWNSGSRLEFGMEESGMESGIQAGIWKNLGWNLEFGMEESRLEFRIQAAIWDGRIRDGIQDPGRNLGWKNLGWNLEFGMEESGMESGIQAGIWDGRIRAGIWNLGWKNPGFGLQAGIWDGRIQAGIWNLGWMNPGWNPGSRPDFGLEESRECGADPTLRNPQNPSGLRQFPAALLGRSRGSGFLKNLGKSQERTSLTPKFHLLFQEELIPAEIPEFGAVSPPPAEKSAGIFPGDPKKFPAPTLVGLPPPLFPANPDPSSEFRAGNGQNSAGAGSRTSGRAGHGSRSEFPEFGTGIESRTLALPPNLFPVFFFSFGVFFFMEATLEFLECRAVGEGGGGGRKSGIPGNFGVGFSSWKTPG, encoded by the exons atggagagggaaaatttgggatctttaggaaaaaaaaaaaaaaagtcccctTCCCAAAATTCCgctttttttctgggattgCTGGGATTTGCTCCTTGGAATCTCTCTGGGAGACAATTCCGGTCTTTTCCCCAAATTCTTCctggttttttggtttctttgggaTATCCCGGAATTCCTTATTCCCAGCATTCCGCTTTTCCCGGCATCTCCTCCTTAAAATCTCCCAgaattcctttgtttttccctaaatttcccaactttttttggggggggaggggattGGTGGCATCTCCTCTCTTCCCAAAATTCTTCCTGCACTCCCTGGGATATCCCGGAATTCTttattcccaaaaatcccccttttcctgggatTATTTGGATTTACTCCTTAAAATCTCCCAGGAGAGCTC attcccaaaattccccctTCTCCTGAGATTCCTCCTTCTGAAATTccaggaggtttttttgggattttttttttttttccccttctcccccttgAAATATTCCCAGGAATCCTTTGGATATTCCCAATCCAAGCACCCAACTGAGgccttcccatttttccatACAATTCCCATGGCTGGAGCCCATTCCCGGGAATTTGGATCCCAGGATTTTtatggggggaggggaggggaaggggctcGATCCAGGGATTTTCTGCCGGAATCGTTGCTCTTTTCCATCCTTCAATCCCGACTTTTTTccggggtttttttgggggttttgggtttttttttttttgtgcttcccGGGAAAATCATCGGATCCTCTCCGAAGGATCGCTCGGAATTCCaaagggatggagctgggagcGGACTGGGAGCGGCTCCGCCCTTGGATTTGGGAGAATCcgggatgggatttgggatccaggTTGGAATTTGGGATGGAAGAATCCGGGATGGAATCCGGGATGGAATCTGGAATTTGGGATGGAAGAATCTGGGATGGAATTCAGGATCCAGGCTGGAATTTGGGATGGAAGAATCCGGGATGGAATCTGGGATCCAGGCCGGAATTTGGAAGAATCTGGGCTGGAATCTGGAATTTGGGATGGAAGAATCCAGGCTGGAATTCAGGATCCAGGCTGCAATTTGGGATGGAAGAATCCGGGATGGAATTCAGGATCCAGGCCGGAATTTGGGATGGAAGAATCTGGGCTGGAATCTGGAATTTGGGATGGAAGAATCCGGGATGGAATCTGGGATCCAAGCTGGAATTTGGGATGGAAGAATCCGGGCTGGAATCTGGAATTTGGGATGGAAGAATCCGGGATTCGGGCTCCAGGCCGGAATTTGGGATGGAAGAATCCAGGCTGGAATCTGGAATTTGGGCTGGATGAATCCAGGCTGGAATCCAGGCTCCAGGCCGGACTTTGGGCTGGAAGAATCCCGGGAATGCGGAGCCGATCCAACACTCCGgaatccccaaaatccctcgGGATTGAGACAATTCCCAGCCGCCCTTCTGGGACGATCCAGAGGCTCAGGATTCCTGAAAAACCTTGGGAAAAGCCAAGAAAGGACGAGCTtaaccccaaaattccatctGCTTTTCCAAGAGGAGCTGATTCCCGCGGAAATCCCGGAATTCGGAGCCgtttcccctccccctgccgAGAAATCCGCCGGGATTTTTCCGGGAGATCCCAAAAAATTCCCGGCTCCGACGCTCGTGGGGCTCCCTCCGCCTCTTTTCCCAGCAAATCCCGATCCGTCCTCGGAATTCCGGGCTGGGAACGGCCAAAATTCCGCCGGCGCCGGAAGCAGAACCTCGGGAAGAGCAGGACACGGCTCCCGGTCGGAATTCCCGGAGTTTGGGACTGGAATTGAATCCAGAACTTTGGCGCTGCCTCCGAACCTTTTtcccgttttttttttttcttttggtgtttttttttttatggaagcAACTTTGGAATTCCTGGAATGCCGAgcggtgggggaggggggggggggagggaggaaaagcggaattcccgggaattttggggtgggattttccagctggaaaactcCGGGCTGA
- the LOC116435836 gene encoding uncharacterized protein LOC116435836 isoform X6 produces the protein MGGGEGKGLDPGIFCRNRCSFPSFNPDFFPGFFWGFWVFFFLCFPGKSSDPLRRIARNSKGMELGADWERLRPWIWENPGWDLGSRLEFGMEESGMESGMESGIWDGRIWDGIQDPGWNLGWKNPGWNLGSRPEFGRIWAGIWNLGWKNPGWNSGSRPDFGLEESRECGADPTLRNPQNPSGLRQFPAALLGRSRGSGFLKNLGKSQERTSLTPKFHLLFQEELIPAEIPEFGAVSPPPAEKSAGIFPGDPKKFPAPTLVGLPPPLFPANPDPSSEFRAGNGQNSAGAGSRTSGRAGHGSRSEFPEFGTGIESRTLALPPNLFPVFFFSFGVFFFMEATLEFLECRAVGEGGGGGRKSGIPGNFGVGFSSWKTPG, from the exons atggggggaggggaggggaaggggctcGATCCAGGGATTTTCTGCCGGAATCGTTGCTCTTTTCCATCCTTCAATCCCGACTTTTTTccggggtttttttgggggttttgggtttttttttttttgtgcttcccGGGAAAATCATCGGATCCTCTCCGAAGGATCGCTCGGAATTCCaaagggatggagctgggagcGGACTGGGAGCGGCTCCGCCCTTGGATTTGGGAGAATCcgggatgggatttgggatccaggTTGGAATTTGGGATGGAAGAATCCGGGATGGAATCCGGGATGGAATCTGGAATTTGGGATGGAAGAATCTGGGATGGAATTCAGGATCCAGGCTGGAATTTGGGATGGAAGAATCCGGGATGGAATCTGGGATCCAGGCCGGAATTTGGAAGAATCTGGGCTGGAATCTGGAATTTGGGATGGAAGAATCCAGGCTGGAATTCAGGATCCAG GCCGGACTTTGGGCTGGAAGAATCCCGGGAATGCGGAGCCGATCCAACACTCCGgaatccccaaaatccctcgGGATTGAGACAATTCCCAGCCGCCCTTCTGGGACGATCCAGAGGCTCAGGATTCCTGAAAAACCTTGGGAAAAGCCAAGAAAGGACGAGCTtaaccccaaaattccatctGCTTTTCCAAGAGGAGCTGATTCCCGCGGAAATCCCGGAATTCGGAGCCgtttcccctccccctgccgAGAAATCCGCCGGGATTTTTCCGGGAGATCCCAAAAAATTCCCGGCTCCGACGCTCGTGGGGCTCCCTCCGCCTCTTTTCCCAGCAAATCCCGATCCGTCCTCGGAATTCCGGGCTGGGAACGGCCAAAATTCCGCCGGCGCCGGAAGCAGAACCTCGGGAAGAGCAGGACACGGCTCCCGGTCGGAATTCCCGGAGTTTGGGACTGGAATTGAATCCAGAACTTTGGCGCTGCCTCCGAACCTTTTtcccgttttttttttttcttttggtgtttttttttttatggaagcAACTTTGGAATTCCTGGAATGCCGAgcggtgggggaggggggggggggagggaggaaaagcggaattcccgggaattttggggtgggattttccagctggaaaactcCGGGCTGA
- the LOC116435836 gene encoding uncharacterized protein LOC116435836 isoform X4 yields the protein MGGGEGKGLDPGIFCRNRCSFPSFNPDFFPGFFWGFWVFFFLCFPGKSSDPLRRIARNSKGMELGADWERLRPWIWENPGWDLGSRLEFGMEESGMESGMESGIWDGRIWDGIQDPGWNLGWKNPGWNLEFGMEESRLEFRIQAAIWDGRIRDGIQDPGRNLGWKNLGWNLEFGMEESGMESGIQAGIWDGRIRAGIWNLGWKNPGFGLQAGIWDGRIQAGIWNLGWMNPGWNPGSRPDFGLEESRECGADPTLRNPQNPSGLRQFPAALLGRSRGSGFLKNLGKSQERTSLTPKFHLLFQEELIPAEIPEFGAVSPPPAEKSAGIFPGDPKKFPAPTLVGLPPPLFPANPDPSSEFRAGNGQNSAGAGSRTSGRAGHGSRSEFPEFGTGIESRTLALPPNLFPVFFFSFGVFFFMEATLEFLECRAVGEGGGGGRKSGIPGNFGVGFSSWKTPG from the exons atggggggaggggaggggaaggggctcGATCCAGGGATTTTCTGCCGGAATCGTTGCTCTTTTCCATCCTTCAATCCCGACTTTTTTccggggtttttttgggggttttgggtttttttttttttgtgcttcccGGGAAAATCATCGGATCCTCTCCGAAGGATCGCTCGGAATTCCaaagggatggagctgggagcGGACTGGGAGCGGCTCCGCCCTTGGATTTGGGAGAATCcgggatgggatttgggatccaggTTGGAATTTGGGATGGAAGAATCCGGGATGGAATCCGGGATGGAATCTGGAATTTGGGATGGAAGAATCTGGGATGGAATTCAGGATCCAGGCTGGAATTTGGGATGGAAGAATCCGGGATGGAAT CTGGAATTTGGGATGGAAGAATCCAGGCTGGAATTCAGGATCCAGGCTGCAATTTGGGATGGAAGAATCCGGGATGGAATTCAGGATCCAGGCCGGAATTTGGGATGGAAGAATCTGGGCTGGAATCTGGAATTTGGGATGGAAGAATCCGGGATGGAATCTGGGATCCAAGCTGGAATTTGGGATGGAAGAATCCGGGCTGGAATCTGGAATTTGGGATGGAAGAATCCGGGATTCGGGCTCCAGGCCGGAATTTGGGATGGAAGAATCCAGGCTGGAATCTGGAATTTGGGCTGGATGAATCCAGGCTGGAATCCAGGCTCCAGGCCGGACTTTGGGCTGGAAGAATCCCGGGAATGCGGAGCCGATCCAACACTCCGgaatccccaaaatccctcgGGATTGAGACAATTCCCAGCCGCCCTTCTGGGACGATCCAGAGGCTCAGGATTCCTGAAAAACCTTGGGAAAAGCCAAGAAAGGACGAGCTtaaccccaaaattccatctGCTTTTCCAAGAGGAGCTGATTCCCGCGGAAATCCCGGAATTCGGAGCCgtttcccctccccctgccgAGAAATCCGCCGGGATTTTTCCGGGAGATCCCAAAAAATTCCCGGCTCCGACGCTCGTGGGGCTCCCTCCGCCTCTTTTCCCAGCAAATCCCGATCCGTCCTCGGAATTCCGGGCTGGGAACGGCCAAAATTCCGCCGGCGCCGGAAGCAGAACCTCGGGAAGAGCAGGACACGGCTCCCGGTCGGAATTCCCGGAGTTTGGGACTGGAATTGAATCCAGAACTTTGGCGCTGCCTCCGAACCTTTTtcccgttttttttttttcttttggtgtttttttttttatggaagcAACTTTGGAATTCCTGGAATGCCGAgcggtgggggaggggggggggggagggaggaaaagcggaattcccgggaattttggggtgggattttccagctggaaaactcCGGGCTGA
- the LOC116435836 gene encoding uncharacterized protein LOC116435836 isoform X7, whose product MEESGMEFRIQAGIWDGRIRDGIWDPGRNLEESGLESGIWDGRIQAGIQDPGCNLGWKNPGWNSGSRPEFGMEESGLESGIQAGIWDGRIRAGIWNLGWKNPGFGLQAGIWDGRIQAGIWNLGWMNPGWNPGSRPDFGLEESRECGADPTLRNPQNPSGLRQFPAALLGRSRGSGFLKNLGKSQERTSLTPKFHLLFQEELIPAEIPEFGAVSPPPAEKSAGIFPGDPKKFPAPTLVGLPPPLFPANPDPSSEFRAGNGQNSAGAGSRTSGRAGHGSRSEFPEFGTGIESRTLALPPNLFPVFFFSFGVFFFMEATLEFLECRAVGEGGGGGRKSGIPGNFGVGFSSWKTPG is encoded by the exons ATGGAAGAATCTGGGATGGAATTCAGGATCCAGGCTGGAATTTGGGATGGAAGAATCCGGGATGGAATCTGGGATCCAGGCCGGAATTTGGAAGAATCTGGGCTGGAATCTGGAATTTGGGATGGAAGAATCCAGGCTGGAATTCAGGATCCAGGCTGCAATTTGGGATGGAAGAATCCGGGATGGAATTCAGGATCCAGGCCGGAATTTGGGATGGAAGAATCTGGGCTGGAATCTGG GATCCAAGCTGGAATTTGGGATGGAAGAATCCGGGCTGGAATCTGGAATTTGGGATGGAAGAATCCGGGATTCGGGCTCCAGGCCGGAATTTGGGATGGAAGAATCCAGGCTGGAATCTGGAATTTGGGCTGGATGAATCCAGGCTGGAATCCAGGCTCCAGGCCGGACTTTGGGCTGGAAGAATCCCGGGAATGCGGAGCCGATCCAACACTCCGgaatccccaaaatccctcgGGATTGAGACAATTCCCAGCCGCCCTTCTGGGACGATCCAGAGGCTCAGGATTCCTGAAAAACCTTGGGAAAAGCCAAGAAAGGACGAGCTtaaccccaaaattccatctGCTTTTCCAAGAGGAGCTGATTCCCGCGGAAATCCCGGAATTCGGAGCCgtttcccctccccctgccgAGAAATCCGCCGGGATTTTTCCGGGAGATCCCAAAAAATTCCCGGCTCCGACGCTCGTGGGGCTCCCTCCGCCTCTTTTCCCAGCAAATCCCGATCCGTCCTCGGAATTCCGGGCTGGGAACGGCCAAAATTCCGCCGGCGCCGGAAGCAGAACCTCGGGAAGAGCAGGACACGGCTCCCGGTCGGAATTCCCGGAGTTTGGGACTGGAATTGAATCCAGAACTTTGGCGCTGCCTCCGAACCTTTTtcccgttttttttttttcttttggtgtttttttttttatggaagcAACTTTGGAATTCCTGGAATGCCGAgcggtgggggaggggggggggggagggaggaaaagcggaattcccgggaattttggggtgggattttccagctggaaaactcCGGGCTGA